In the genome of Pseudomonas putida, one region contains:
- the fadD1 gene encoding long-chain-fatty-acid--CoA ligase FadD1, translating to MIENFWKDKYPAGITAEINPDEFPNIQAVLKQSCQRFADKPAFSNLGKTLTYGELYTLSGAFAAWLQQHTDLKPGDRIAVQLPNVLQYPVAVFGAMRAGLIVVNTNPLYTAREMEHQFNDSGAKALVCLANMAHLAEKVVPKTQVKHVIVTEVADLLPPLKRLLINSVIKYVKKMVPAYNLPGAVRFNDALALGKGGAVTEANPQPNDVAVLQYTGGTTGVAKGAMLTHRNLVANMLQCRALMGANLQEGCEILITPLPLYHIYAFTFHCMAMMLIGNHNVLISNPRDLSAMVKELGKWKFSGFVGLNTLFVALCNNDAFRALDFSALKITLSGGMALQLSVAERWKTVTGCAICEGYGMTETSPVAAVNPAEANQVGTIGIPVPSTLCKVIDDSGRELGLGEVGELCVKGPQVMKGYWQREEATAEILDQDGWLKTGDIAVIQPDGYMRIVDRKKDMILVSGFNVYPNELEDVLASLPGVLQCAAIGVPDEKSGEVIKMFIVVKPGMTLTKEQVMEHMRANVTGYKVPRHIEFRDALPTTNVGKILRRELRDEELKKQGLKKIA from the coding sequence ATGATCGAAAATTTTTGGAAGGATAAGTACCCAGCCGGGATAACGGCGGAAATCAATCCTGACGAGTTCCCCAACATCCAGGCGGTGCTCAAGCAATCCTGCCAACGCTTTGCCGACAAACCGGCCTTTAGCAACCTGGGCAAGACCCTTACCTATGGGGAGCTGTACACCCTGTCGGGCGCTTTTGCCGCTTGGCTTCAACAGCATACCGACCTCAAGCCCGGTGATCGGATTGCCGTGCAACTGCCCAATGTCCTGCAATACCCCGTGGCCGTGTTCGGTGCCATGCGCGCAGGGCTGATCGTAGTCAACACCAACCCGCTCTACACCGCGCGCGAGATGGAACACCAGTTCAACGACTCTGGCGCCAAGGCCCTGGTGTGCCTGGCCAACATGGCGCACTTGGCCGAAAAGGTGGTGCCCAAGACCCAGGTCAAGCACGTCATCGTCACCGAGGTGGCCGACCTGCTGCCACCGCTCAAACGCCTGTTGATCAACAGCGTGATCAAGTACGTGAAGAAGATGGTGCCGGCCTACAACCTGCCTGGCGCTGTACGCTTCAATGATGCTCTGGCACTGGGCAAGGGCGGTGCGGTGACCGAGGCCAATCCGCAACCAAACGACGTCGCCGTGCTGCAGTATACCGGCGGTACCACCGGGGTTGCCAAGGGCGCCATGCTGACTCACCGCAACCTGGTGGCCAACATGCTGCAGTGCCGCGCCCTGATGGGTGCGAACCTGCAGGAAGGCTGTGAGATCCTCATCACCCCGTTGCCACTGTACCACATCTATGCCTTCACCTTCCATTGCATGGCGATGATGCTGATCGGCAACCACAACGTGTTGATCAGCAACCCCCGTGACCTGTCGGCCATGGTCAAGGAGCTGGGCAAGTGGAAGTTCAGCGGCTTCGTTGGCCTCAATACCCTGTTCGTTGCCCTGTGCAACAACGACGCCTTCCGTGCCTTGGACTTTTCGGCCCTGAAAATCACCCTCTCTGGTGGCATGGCCTTGCAGTTGAGCGTGGCCGAGCGCTGGAAGACCGTTACCGGCTGCGCGATCTGCGAAGGCTACGGCATGACCGAGACCAGCCCGGTCGCGGCGGTCAACCCCGCCGAGGCCAATCAGGTCGGGACCATCGGCATTCCGGTGCCGTCGACCCTGTGCAAGGTGATCGATGACAGCGGCCGCGAGTTGGGCCTGGGCGAAGTCGGTGAGCTGTGTGTCAAGGGCCCGCAAGTGATGAAGGGCTACTGGCAGCGCGAAGAGGCCACCGCCGAAATCCTCGACCAGGACGGTTGGCTGAAGACGGGCGATATCGCGGTCATCCAGCCCGATGGCTACATGCGCATCGTCGATCGCAAGAAGGACATGATTCTGGTTTCTGGCTTCAACGTCTATCCGAACGAGCTCGAAGACGTGCTCGCCAGCTTGCCGGGTGTGCTGCAGTGCGCGGCGATCGGTGTGCCGGACGAAAAGTCAGGCGAAGTGATCAAGATGTTCATCGTGGTCAAGCCGGGCATGACCCTGACCAAAGAGCAGGTGATGGAGCACATGCGCGCCAACGTCACCGGCTACAAAGTCCCTCGCCATATCGAGTTCCGCGATGCGCTGCCGACCACCAACGTCGGCAAGATCCTGCGCCGCGAACTACGTGACGAAGAGCTCAAGAAGCAGGGCCTGAAGAAGATCGCCTGA
- the fadD2 gene encoding long-chain-fatty-acid--CoA ligase FadD2 — protein sequence MQADFWNDKRPAGVPSSLEITAYQSVVDVFERSCKRFADRPAFSNLGVTLSYRDLERYSAAFATWLQQHTDLVPGDRIAVQMPNVLQYPIAVFGAMRAGLIVVNTNPLYTEREMRHQFKDSGARALVYLNMFGQRVQQVLGDTGIEYLIEAKMGDLLPAAKGWLVNTVVDKVKKMVPAYRLPQAVSFKQVLRHGRAGLPEPVPLSLDDVAVLQYTGGTTGLAKGAMLTHGNLVANMLQVLACFSQHGPDGQKLIKDGQEVMIAPLPLYHIYAFTANCMCMMVTGNHNVLITNPRDISGFIKELGKWRFTGLLGLNTLFVALMDHPGFKSLDFSALKVTNSGGTALVKATAERWESLTGCRIVEGYGLTETSPVASTNPYGSLARLGTVGIPVPGIAFKVIDDEGNELPLGERGELCIKGPQVMKGYWRQPEATAQTLDADGWLKTGDIAVIDPDGFTRIVDRKKDMIIVSGFNVYPNEIEDVIMGHPKVANCAAIGVPDERSGEAVKLFVVPREAGLSVEELKVYCKANFTGYKVPKHIVLRESLPMTPVGKILRRELRDIA from the coding sequence ATGCAAGCCGACTTCTGGAATGACAAACGCCCTGCGGGCGTGCCTTCCTCCCTCGAAATCACTGCTTATCAATCGGTCGTCGACGTGTTCGAGCGCTCCTGCAAGCGCTTCGCCGATAGGCCGGCCTTCAGCAACCTGGGCGTGACCCTCAGCTACCGCGACCTGGAGCGCTACAGCGCTGCCTTCGCCACGTGGTTGCAACAGCATACCGACCTCGTTCCGGGCGATCGCATCGCGGTGCAGATGCCCAACGTCCTGCAATATCCCATCGCCGTGTTCGGCGCGATGCGCGCCGGACTGATTGTGGTCAACACCAACCCGCTCTACACCGAGCGCGAAATGCGCCATCAGTTCAAGGATTCCGGTGCCCGCGCACTGGTCTACCTGAACATGTTCGGCCAGCGGGTGCAGCAGGTGCTGGGCGACACCGGCATCGAATACCTGATCGAGGCGAAGATGGGCGACCTGCTGCCGGCCGCCAAGGGTTGGCTGGTCAATACCGTGGTCGACAAGGTGAAGAAGATGGTGCCGGCCTACCGGCTGCCGCAGGCCGTATCGTTCAAGCAGGTACTGCGCCATGGCCGGGCAGGGCTGCCCGAGCCGGTGCCTCTGAGCCTCGATGATGTCGCCGTCCTGCAGTACACCGGCGGCACCACCGGCCTGGCCAAGGGCGCGATGCTCACCCATGGAAACCTGGTGGCCAACATGCTGCAGGTACTGGCGTGTTTCTCCCAGCATGGCCCGGATGGGCAGAAGCTGATCAAGGACGGCCAAGAGGTGATGATCGCCCCGTTGCCGCTGTACCACATCTATGCCTTCACCGCGAACTGCATGTGCATGATGGTCACCGGCAACCACAACGTACTGATCACCAATCCCCGCGATATCTCCGGCTTCATCAAGGAACTGGGTAAGTGGCGCTTCACCGGCTTGCTCGGTTTGAACACCCTGTTCGTCGCCCTGATGGACCACCCCGGCTTCAAGTCCCTGGATTTTTCCGCGCTCAAGGTCACCAATTCCGGAGGCACGGCCTTGGTGAAGGCCACGGCAGAACGCTGGGAGAGCCTGACGGGCTGTCGCATCGTCGAAGGCTACGGCCTGACCGAGACCTCCCCGGTCGCCAGCACCAACCCCTACGGCTCGCTGGCGCGCCTGGGGACGGTGGGTATCCCGGTGCCGGGTATCGCGTTCAAGGTCATCGATGACGAGGGCAACGAATTGCCCTTGGGCGAACGGGGCGAGTTGTGCATCAAAGGGCCGCAGGTAATGAAAGGCTATTGGCGCCAACCCGAGGCCACCGCACAGACGCTGGATGCCGACGGCTGGCTCAAGACGGGCGATATCGCCGTGATAGACCCCGATGGCTTCACCCGTATCGTCGACCGCAAGAAGGACATGATCATCGTCTCGGGTTTCAACGTGTATCCCAACGAGATCGAGGACGTGATCATGGGGCACCCCAAGGTTGCCAACTGCGCGGCCATTGGCGTGCCCGACGAGCGCTCCGGCGAAGCGGTGAAGCTATTCGTGGTGCCGAGGGAGGCGGGTTTGAGCGTTGAGGAGCTCAAGGTGTACTGCAAGGCAAACTTCACGGGCTACAAGGTGCCTAAACACATTGTGTTGCGCGAGTCGTTGCCCATGACCCCGGTGGGCAAGATTTTGCGTCGCGAGCTGCGGGATATCGCCTAG
- a CDS encoding alpha/beta hydrolase: MPHDAFWLPASEHCSLYVHQWLPTTPVKAVVLLAHGMAEHAGRYQRLGHALTDAGFALLAPDLRGHGRTAELGNLGLFARHHGWHTVVNDLGLLAQHIGQQFPGTPLFLFGHSMGSYIAQAYLLHHSASLQGAVLSGSNFQPPLLYRTAALIARLETWRQGYLGKSALIEWLSFGSFNKAFKPNRTRFDWLSRDTDEVDKYIADPLCGFRCCNQLWVDLLQGLAQISRPRNLEQIDPNLPILVIGGECDPVSAGKRLKSLADALRATGNRHVQLRLYPAARHEVLNETNRDEVTADILGWLEQALALGRPARSE, translated from the coding sequence ATGCCCCATGACGCCTTCTGGCTGCCTGCCAGCGAGCATTGCAGCCTGTATGTCCATCAGTGGCTGCCGACAACGCCGGTCAAGGCCGTGGTGCTGCTGGCCCACGGCATGGCCGAGCACGCCGGCCGCTACCAGCGCCTGGGGCATGCTCTGACCGACGCAGGTTTCGCCCTGCTCGCCCCGGACCTGCGAGGCCATGGCCGTACGGCCGAGCTTGGCAATCTTGGCCTGTTCGCTCGTCATCATGGCTGGCACACCGTGGTCAACGACCTGGGGCTGCTGGCCCAGCACATCGGCCAGCAGTTTCCCGGTACGCCGCTGTTCCTGTTCGGCCACAGCATGGGCAGCTACATCGCACAGGCCTATCTGCTGCACCACAGCGCCAGCCTCCAGGGCGCGGTGCTCAGCGGTTCCAACTTTCAACCGCCGCTGCTCTACCGCACCGCCGCGCTGATCGCACGCCTGGAAACATGGCGCCAGGGGTACCTGGGCAAGAGCGCATTGATCGAATGGCTGTCTTTCGGTTCATTCAATAAAGCCTTCAAGCCCAACCGCACGCGCTTCGACTGGCTCAGCCGCGATACCGACGAAGTCGACAAATACATCGCCGACCCCTTGTGCGGTTTTCGCTGCTGCAACCAGTTGTGGGTCGACCTGCTCCAGGGCCTGGCACAGATCAGCAGACCCAGGAACCTTGAGCAGATCGACCCGAACCTGCCCATTCTGGTGATCGGCGGTGAATGTGATCCGGTCAGTGCCGGCAAGCGTCTGAAGAGTCTGGCCGACGCCCTGCGCGCGACCGGCAATCGCCATGTGCAGTTGCGCCTGTACCCCGCGGCGCGGCACGAAGTGCTCAACGAAACCAACCGTGACGAGGTCACCGCCGATATCCTCGGCTGGCTGGAACAGGCGCTGGCCCTTGGCCGCCCTGCCCGCAGTGAATGA
- a CDS encoding MaoC family dehydratase, with protein MSQVTNTPYEALEVGQKASYEKSVEERDIQLFAAMSGDHNPVHLDAEFAAKSMFRERIAHGMFSGALISAAVACTLPGPGTIYLGQQMSFQKPVKIGDTLTVRLEILEKLPKFKVRIATNVYNQNDELVVEGVAEILAPRKQQTVDLVSPPNFVAS; from the coding sequence ATGTCCCAGGTCACCAACACGCCCTACGAAGCCCTCGAAGTCGGGCAGAAAGCCAGCTATGAAAAGTCCGTGGAAGAGCGCGACATCCAGCTGTTCGCCGCGATGTCCGGTGACCACAACCCGGTACACCTGGACGCCGAATTCGCCGCCAAGAGCATGTTCCGCGAGCGTATCGCCCATGGCATGTTCAGCGGCGCGCTGATCAGTGCCGCCGTTGCCTGCACCCTGCCAGGCCCCGGCACCATCTACCTGGGCCAGCAGATGAGCTTCCAGAAGCCAGTGAAGATCGGCGACACCCTGACCGTGCGCCTGGAGATTCTCGAGAAGCTGCCCAAGTTCAAGGTGCGCATCGCCACCAACGTCTACAACCAGAACGACGAGCTGGTGGTCGAAGGCGTGGCCGAGATCCTGGCTCCGCGCAAGCAGCAGACCGTCGATTTGGTCAGCCCGCCGAACTTCGTTGCCAGCTGA
- a CDS encoding RNA polymerase sigma factor, whose amino-acid sequence MLDAQQVRREVEAVYRRDSRRILATLIRLLGDFDLAEEALHDAFFIAVERWQRDGIPDNPRAWLVSAGRFKAIDALRRRARFDRSQADLVMLLEDEGQGPEEEEDLVDDRLRLIFTCCHPALSADAQVPLTLREVCDLTTEQIARAFLQSPATIAQRIVRAKAKIRDARIPYQVPALAELPERLESVLRVVYLVFNEGYSASTGNDVVQRELCDEAIRLGRLLAQLLPDAEVLGLLALMLLQASRLRARSDASGELVVLDRQDRSLWDRSQIAEGCQLVQQALRSRQFGAYSVQAAIAAVHAEASSAEQTDWQEIVGLYDVLQRHWPSPVVELNRAAALARRDGPRAGLSAIEAILRRGELLDYHLAHAARAELHRQLGQDEQAREAWQQALALTRQGPERRHIERCLRELDR is encoded by the coding sequence ATGCTCGATGCCCAGCAGGTGCGCCGGGAGGTCGAGGCGGTCTATCGGCGGGACTCTCGACGTATCCTGGCGACCCTGATTCGCCTGTTGGGCGACTTCGATCTTGCCGAAGAGGCGCTGCACGATGCCTTCTTCATTGCCGTCGAGCGTTGGCAGCGCGATGGCATCCCGGACAATCCGCGAGCTTGGCTGGTGTCTGCGGGCCGCTTCAAGGCCATCGACGCCTTGCGCAGGCGTGCCCGCTTCGACCGTTCCCAGGCGGACCTGGTCATGTTGTTGGAAGACGAAGGCCAGGGCCCCGAGGAGGAGGAAGACCTGGTGGATGACCGCCTGCGGTTGATCTTCACCTGTTGCCACCCAGCCCTCTCGGCCGATGCCCAGGTACCGCTGACCCTGCGCGAAGTCTGCGACCTGACCACCGAGCAGATCGCCCGCGCCTTTCTGCAGAGCCCGGCGACCATTGCCCAGCGCATTGTGCGCGCCAAGGCCAAGATCCGCGATGCGCGCATTCCCTATCAGGTCCCGGCGCTGGCTGAGTTGCCAGAGCGCTTGGAAAGCGTTCTGCGGGTGGTGTACCTGGTGTTCAACGAAGGGTATTCAGCGTCCACAGGTAATGATGTGGTGCAGCGCGAGCTGTGTGACGAGGCGATCCGTCTGGGGCGCCTGCTCGCCCAACTGTTGCCGGATGCCGAGGTGCTCGGGCTGTTGGCGTTGATGCTGCTGCAGGCCTCGCGTTTGCGGGCGCGCAGCGATGCGTCGGGGGAGTTGGTGGTTCTGGACCGTCAGGACCGCAGCTTGTGGGACCGTTCGCAGATCGCCGAAGGCTGCCAACTGGTACAGCAGGCACTGCGCAGCCGGCAGTTCGGTGCCTACAGCGTACAGGCCGCCATTGCTGCGGTGCATGCCGAGGCCTCAAGTGCCGAGCAGACGGACTGGCAGGAGATCGTAGGCTTGTACGATGTGTTGCAACGGCACTGGCCGTCACCGGTAGTGGAGCTGAACCGGGCAGCGGCATTGGCCAGGCGTGACGGGCCGAGGGCGGGGCTGTCGGCGATCGAGGCGATTCTGCGGCGTGGCGAGCTGCTCGATTATCACTTGGCTCATGCTGCCCGGGCTGAGCTGCACCGTCAGCTGGGCCAGGACGAGCAGGCCCGCGAAGCCTGGCAGCAGGCGCTGGCGCTTACCCGACAGGGGCCGGAGAGACGGCACATCGAGCGGTGCTTGCGGGAGTTGGATCGCTAG
- a CDS encoding SRPBCC family protein yields MSLAQPGPPQSPHELSITRLIDAPAAKVFRAWTEPQWLTQWWGPHGMTTPECELQLWVGGLFRTLMRAPDGTEYPNQGVFLEIVAPRRLVFTDAFGPGWVPSDKAFMTAVMTFDEEQGKTRYTARALHWNAADCRAHEEMGFYQGWGESLDRLVEVVTQRMPD; encoded by the coding sequence ATGAGCCTTGCACAACCCGGCCCGCCACAGTCGCCACACGAGTTGTCCATCACGCGCTTGATCGACGCCCCCGCGGCCAAGGTGTTTCGCGCCTGGACCGAGCCACAGTGGTTGACGCAGTGGTGGGGGCCCCATGGCATGACCACCCCTGAATGCGAATTGCAACTCTGGGTAGGGGGGCTGTTCCGTACCCTGATGCGGGCCCCCGATGGTACCGAGTACCCCAATCAGGGGGTGTTCCTGGAGATCGTCGCGCCGCGGCGATTGGTGTTCACCGATGCATTCGGGCCAGGCTGGGTGCCTTCGGACAAAGCGTTCATGACGGCCGTGATGACCTTCGATGAAGAACAGGGCAAGACCCGATACACCGCGCGTGCCTTGCACTGGAACGCCGCCGACTGCCGGGCCCATGAGGAAATGGGCTTCTACCAGGGCTGGGGCGAAAGCCTGGACCGGCTGGTAGAGGTGGTGACCCAGCGGATGCCGGACTGA
- a CDS encoding YciI family protein translates to MKYLCLVYCDEGLLHSLPDSPEDAECMAYAESLQGAGRMLAAEALKPVQTATTVRVRGGRMSLTDGPFAETKEQLAGFYLVDARDLNEALNIAKGIPAARVGSVEVRPVRELQP, encoded by the coding sequence ATGAAATACCTGTGCCTGGTCTATTGTGACGAGGGGCTGCTGCACAGCCTGCCCGACAGCCCCGAAGATGCCGAATGCATGGCTTACGCCGAGTCGCTGCAAGGGGCCGGCCGAATGCTCGCAGCCGAGGCGCTCAAGCCTGTGCAGACCGCCACGACGGTACGCGTGCGGGGTGGGCGCATGAGCCTGACCGACGGCCCATTTGCCGAGACCAAGGAGCAATTGGCAGGCTTTTACCTGGTCGATGCGCGCGACCTGAACGAGGCATTGAACATCGCCAAGGGCATCCCGGCGGCGCGGGTCGGTAGCGTTGAAGTGCGACCTGTACGCGAGCTGCAACCCTGA
- a CDS encoding YybH family protein — protein sequence MNTAQTEISQLIERWMQAVRDRDLDAICAPYADDIVAFDAIKALQFKGKAAYRAHWEMCMSFCTGPMVFEQAQLTVHADGDLGLAHWLNRCGPSDDERQCGFIRATVGYRRRDGQWQVIHEHWSAPFDMETQKALFNLQP from the coding sequence ATGAATACCGCCCAAACCGAAATCAGCCAGTTGATCGAACGTTGGATGCAGGCCGTGCGTGATCGCGACCTGGATGCGATCTGCGCGCCCTATGCCGACGACATCGTGGCATTCGATGCCATCAAGGCGTTGCAATTCAAAGGCAAGGCCGCCTACCGGGCGCACTGGGAGATGTGCATGAGTTTCTGCACAGGGCCCATGGTCTTCGAACAGGCGCAACTGACCGTGCATGCCGACGGCGACCTGGGATTGGCCCATTGGCTCAACCGCTGCGGTCCTTCCGATGACGAGCGCCAATGTGGCTTCATCCGCGCGACAGTGGGCTATCGTCGTAGGGATGGACAATGGCAGGTCATACACGAGCACTGGTCGGCACCGTTCGACATGGAAACCCAGAAAGCCCTGTTCAACCTCCAGCCTTGA
- a CDS encoding LysE family translocator, which translates to MPFSNGFLLSLSLCLDIGVANIAMITLAMQRGFMQGVWLGLGTCVGDLIYAIAALAGMTVLLQFEAVRWTLWLGGSALLVWFALKMLLAAWRGGHLEASGQAVVEPAWREFLRGMFLAMSSPSAILWFAAVGGVLISRSGAGGPLEAGLFLGGFFAAGVVWCLGLCGIASHGGRLLGDRLLTWSYLLSAAIFCYFAGYVVLSGYREFILASPAL; encoded by the coding sequence ATGCCCTTTTCGAATGGATTCCTCCTCAGCCTGTCCCTGTGCCTGGACATCGGTGTCGCCAACATCGCCATGATCACCCTGGCCATGCAACGCGGTTTCATGCAGGGCGTGTGGCTGGGGTTGGGGACGTGCGTGGGCGATCTGATCTACGCCATCGCCGCGCTGGCGGGCATGACCGTGCTGCTGCAGTTCGAAGCGGTGCGTTGGACCTTGTGGCTGGGGGGCTCGGCCCTGCTGGTGTGGTTCGCGCTGAAGATGTTGTTGGCGGCCTGGCGCGGCGGGCACCTGGAGGCCAGTGGGCAGGCGGTGGTGGAGCCGGCCTGGCGCGAGTTTTTGCGCGGGATGTTCCTGGCTATGTCTTCGCCCAGCGCGATCCTGTGGTTTGCCGCAGTAGGCGGGGTGCTGATTTCTCGCTCCGGTGCCGGTGGGCCGCTGGAGGCCGGACTGTTCCTGGGTGGCTTCTTTGCCGCCGGGGTGGTCTGGTGCCTCGGCCTGTGCGGTATCGCCAGCCATGGCGGGCGCTTGCTGGGGGACCGATTGCTGACGTGGTCGTACCTGCTGTCGGCGGCGATCTTCTGCTACTTTGCCGGGTATGTGGTTCTTTCGGGATATCGTGAGTTCATCCTTGCAAGCCCGGCATTGTGA